A stretch of Gemmatimonas aurantiaca T-27 DNA encodes these proteins:
- a CDS encoding amidohydrolase family protein: MLRSLPLSALALAVSLLPASSLVAQAAAGGARGTPPRPLPLEATRSYALDTREGTWLSVDISPDGKQIVFDMLGDLYTMPFAGGEATRITNGLAFDAQPRFSPDGKSVVFISDRQGADNVHTIDLATNEIKEITRGRTNVYLSPEYSPDGQYIVASKGSFRGALPTLWMYHVRGGSGVSLYTAPANAAPGTAVQQAGASFSPDGRYLWYTQRTGAWHYNAQFPQYQVWTYDRETGEREIQSTRYGSAVRPTVSPDGKWMVYGSRYENKTGLRIRDLASGDERWLAYPTQRDEMETRAPLDALPGMSFTPDSKEIVASYGKKLWRVAVDGSGQVEIPFHVKADVAVGPEVSFTYPISDSAQFTVRQIRDGVMSPDGKQLAFISLDKLYVMDWPSGTPRRVSTLNDIEAEPAWSPDGRSLAWVTWANNGGRLYKSAMVAGRATRVLPVSASTGTFRQPVWSPNGARILVLQSGAQGRRDQTGVTGTTQLMWFAANSTSTNGDAGTLIARAAGRSKPHFSRDTTRIYLSSNNGLVSIRWDGTDEQRHLRVVGGGGDGAADDDHAHTDMTVAELELQRTPEEPNSPGPPAQLVMISPNGDVALAQINQDFYTVTIPPRGTQATVNIADPNTASFPARKLTDIGGQFPAWSSDGKRLHWSIGNAFVSFDVDSAAARDAAIAIARRDSVPEASRPRPYVPLEQRIVMQGTRDIPSATVVLRNAKLVTMKGDEVIARGDVVVKNNRITAIGAAGTVTVPSGATEMDLAGATIIPGFVDTHAHLRAERGSIHESQPWAYLANLAFGVTTTRDPQTATTDVLTYQDLVETGQIIGPRVYSTGPGIFSTDNIRDQEHARSLLKRYSSYYDTKTIKMYVSGVRQVRQWIITAAREQQLMPTTEGSLDVKLNLTETLDGYPGLEHSIGIVPLGADIVNFLAWSKRTYTPTLLVNYGGPWAENYFYTKEDPWANPKLQRFTAYEELALKTRRRMASMPNGGTAGGWFRDDEYIFPQLATDAAGVLRAGGRIGVGSHGQLQGLGYHWELWAMATGGLTTLEALRVSTIIGATAIGLQNDLGSLEVGKLADLLVLDRDPTTDIRNTNSIRYVMKNGRLYDGNTLAEQYPTKRTGPEVPNRPITPNTKAGTGN, from the coding sequence GTGTTGCGATCGCTCCCGTTGTCCGCCCTCGCGCTGGCGGTGTCGTTACTCCCTGCTTCGTCACTGGTGGCGCAGGCCGCTGCTGGTGGAGCGCGCGGCACACCGCCGCGGCCATTGCCACTCGAAGCCACGCGCAGCTATGCGCTGGATACCAGAGAAGGCACGTGGTTGTCCGTGGACATCAGTCCCGATGGCAAGCAGATCGTGTTCGATATGCTCGGCGATCTGTATACGATGCCGTTTGCCGGCGGCGAAGCCACGCGCATCACCAACGGTCTCGCGTTCGACGCGCAGCCGCGCTTCAGTCCCGACGGCAAGTCGGTGGTGTTCATCTCGGACCGACAGGGCGCCGACAACGTGCACACCATCGATCTCGCGACCAACGAGATCAAGGAGATCACGCGCGGCCGCACCAACGTGTATCTGTCTCCCGAGTATTCGCCGGACGGGCAGTACATCGTGGCCAGCAAAGGCAGTTTCCGCGGCGCCTTGCCCACCTTGTGGATGTACCATGTGCGCGGGGGCAGTGGCGTGTCGCTGTACACGGCGCCCGCCAACGCGGCGCCTGGCACCGCCGTGCAGCAGGCCGGCGCATCGTTCAGCCCTGATGGACGCTATCTGTGGTACACGCAGCGCACAGGCGCCTGGCACTACAACGCACAGTTCCCGCAGTACCAGGTGTGGACATACGACCGCGAGACTGGCGAACGGGAAATCCAGTCCACGCGATACGGATCGGCGGTACGCCCCACCGTGAGCCCCGACGGCAAGTGGATGGTGTACGGCTCGCGCTATGAAAACAAAACCGGACTGCGCATCCGCGACCTGGCTTCGGGTGACGAGCGCTGGCTGGCCTATCCGACGCAGCGCGACGAGATGGAGACGCGTGCCCCGCTCGACGCATTGCCCGGCATGAGCTTCACGCCCGACTCCAAGGAGATCGTGGCGAGCTACGGCAAAAAACTGTGGCGCGTGGCGGTGGACGGCAGTGGTCAGGTGGAGATCCCGTTCCATGTGAAGGCCGACGTGGCCGTTGGTCCGGAGGTCTCGTTCACCTATCCCATCTCCGACAGCGCCCAGTTCACCGTACGCCAGATCCGCGACGGTGTGATGTCGCCCGACGGCAAGCAGTTGGCGTTCATCTCACTGGACAAGTTGTACGTGATGGACTGGCCGTCCGGCACACCGCGCCGCGTCTCCACGCTGAATGACATCGAAGCGGAACCGGCCTGGTCACCCGATGGCCGTTCGCTCGCCTGGGTGACATGGGCCAACAATGGTGGCCGCTTGTACAAGAGCGCCATGGTCGCTGGGCGCGCCACACGTGTGCTGCCCGTGAGCGCGAGTACTGGCACGTTCCGGCAGCCGGTGTGGTCGCCCAATGGCGCACGCATTCTGGTGTTGCAGTCTGGGGCCCAGGGCCGTCGCGATCAGACCGGCGTGACGGGCACGACGCAGCTCATGTGGTTCGCCGCCAACTCCACCAGCACCAACGGTGACGCCGGCACACTCATCGCCCGCGCGGCTGGACGCAGCAAGCCTCACTTCTCACGCGACACCACCCGCATCTATCTGTCGTCCAACAACGGTCTCGTCTCCATTCGCTGGGATGGTACCGACGAGCAGCGCCACCTCCGTGTGGTCGGTGGCGGCGGTGACGGTGCGGCCGATGATGATCATGCGCACACCGACATGACGGTGGCCGAGCTCGAGCTGCAGCGCACACCGGAGGAACCCAACTCCCCCGGGCCGCCAGCGCAACTCGTGATGATCTCGCCCAACGGCGATGTCGCCCTCGCGCAGATCAACCAGGACTTCTACACCGTCACCATCCCACCGCGTGGTACGCAGGCCACGGTCAACATCGCCGATCCCAACACGGCGAGTTTCCCGGCGCGCAAGCTCACCGATATTGGCGGGCAGTTCCCGGCCTGGTCGAGCGATGGCAAGCGGCTGCACTGGTCCATCGGCAATGCGTTCGTGTCGTTCGATGTCGACTCGGCCGCAGCACGCGACGCCGCCATTGCCATCGCTCGTCGCGACAGTGTGCCCGAGGCCTCACGGCCACGTCCGTACGTGCCGCTCGAGCAGCGCATCGTCATGCAGGGCACGCGTGATATTCCGTCGGCCACCGTGGTGCTGCGCAACGCCAAGCTGGTGACGATGAAGGGCGATGAAGTCATTGCCCGCGGTGATGTGGTGGTGAAGAACAATCGCATCACGGCCATCGGTGCTGCAGGCACGGTGACGGTGCCGTCCGGCGCCACCGAGATGGATCTGGCCGGCGCCACGATCATTCCCGGTTTCGTGGACACGCATGCCCACCTGCGCGCCGAACGTGGCTCCATTCACGAATCGCAGCCGTGGGCATATCTGGCCAATCTGGCGTTCGGGGTGACCACCACGCGCGATCCGCAGACGGCGACCACCGACGTGCTCACGTATCAGGATCTGGTGGAAACAGGGCAGATCATTGGCCCGCGCGTCTACTCCACCGGCCCCGGCATCTTCAGCACCGACAATATTCGCGACCAGGAGCATGCCCGCAGCCTGCTCAAGCGCTACAGCAGCTACTACGACACGAAGACGATCAAGATGTACGTGTCGGGTGTGCGTCAGGTGCGACAGTGGATCATCACGGCGGCGCGTGAGCAGCAGCTCATGCCGACCACCGAAGGTTCGCTCGACGTGAAGTTGAATCTCACGGAAACGCTCGACGGATATCCGGGTCTCGAACATTCCATCGGCATCGTGCCGCTGGGTGCCGACATCGTCAACTTCCTGGCCTGGTCGAAGCGTACATACACGCCCACACTGCTGGTGAACTATGGCGGACCGTGGGCCGAGAACTACTTCTACACGAAGGAAGACCCGTGGGCCAATCCAAAGCTGCAGCGCTTCACGGCCTACGAAGAGCTCGCACTCAAGACACGTCGCCGTATGGCCAGCATGCCCAATGGTGGTACAGCGGGCGGTTGGTTCCGCGATGATGAGTACATCTTCCCGCAGCTAGCCACCGACGCGGCCGGGGTGTTGCGCGCCGGTGGACGCATCGGCGTGGGTAGCCACGGTCAGCTCCAGGGCCTCGGATATCACTGGGAGTTGTGGGCCATGGCCACGGGTGGTCTCACCACGCTCGAAGCCTTGCGCGTGTCCACCATCATCGGCGCCACCGCCATCGGTCTGCAGAATGACCTTGGCTCGCTGGAAGTGGGCAAGCTGGCCGACCTGTTGGTACTCGACCGCGACCCAACGACGGATATCCGCAATACCAACAGCATCCGCTACGTCATGAAGAACGGCCGCTTGTACGACGGTAATACGTTGGCCGAGCAGTATCCGACCAAGCGTACGGGGCCCGAAGTGCCAAACCGCCCCATCACGCCGAATACCAAGGCGGGCACGGGCAACTGA
- a CDS encoding COG1470 family protein: MPRSFGGPLASRAVRALLLFSWVLSSACGGGGGGDGTPVIPTTPTPTGGFILSVLAPVTITAGQSGTATVVITRTNGFTGEVSVAAPSAPTGITATVTGSPTTLSGVSVTVAVASTVAAGSYAVPLRATATGIAEQSASIAVTVNAAQPVAFSLSVDPVEFELPAGNGWTANGIVSIVRNAGFTGAVNVSVTGLSGASGAVVAASPSAIAATETASNLMALTLEGAAPGVYTGTVRATATGFGEQTATVRVRVSAPSTGTVRWTFCNASRVPRFFAVRDGSGAWRHIVPAGPAAATTGNPTTFSFSLAQSTAGIAMVSLGEKTSASPLIQGFRWDVYYLTAQEVAEQAAAECVRWPDVTTRTATATVSGYQSFDAMVASASRYALVNTGTTGTASTTLTANNLKAGSFDLFVTRSSFTGGGTSPIVPQGVILRRALDPANGAVLSALNYGTEGFAPAVGTVTFGNTNGESFFTAQTFMTSNALNGLFSAVASYTQIARPWYGVPASRLQAGDLHQIVATTSTSAARRAVIAFADQVSTRTLDFGPALPTPSVAAGATATPWLIRATGTLPTEYHARASLYLRETIADPRAVMITASRGYLGGSGTYEVSIPDLSAATGFTFFWNVRRGTPVRWTVTGGEGDAGSVDETFCMLIGICPVKPVSGMVYKSAQATGSVVVP, encoded by the coding sequence ATGCCTCGTTCTTTCGGTGGGCCTCTCGCATCGCGCGCCGTACGCGCGCTTCTGCTGTTTTCGTGGGTGTTGTCGTCGGCATGCGGCGGCGGGGGCGGGGGAGACGGCACGCCGGTCATCCCCACCACACCAACACCGACCGGCGGCTTCATCTTGTCGGTCCTGGCCCCCGTGACGATCACGGCCGGACAATCCGGTACGGCCACGGTCGTCATCACCCGTACCAATGGCTTCACGGGCGAAGTGAGTGTGGCGGCGCCATCTGCACCCACCGGAATCACCGCGACCGTGACGGGCTCACCAACCACATTGTCCGGCGTTTCAGTTACGGTGGCGGTCGCTTCGACCGTGGCAGCGGGAAGTTATGCCGTTCCGCTGCGTGCCACGGCGACCGGTATCGCCGAACAAAGTGCCTCGATTGCGGTAACTGTGAATGCTGCGCAGCCAGTCGCGTTTTCACTGTCGGTTGATCCGGTGGAGTTCGAGTTGCCGGCGGGCAACGGATGGACCGCCAATGGCATTGTGAGTATCGTGCGCAATGCCGGCTTTACCGGCGCCGTCAATGTGTCGGTTACGGGATTGAGTGGGGCGAGCGGCGCCGTCGTCGCAGCATCTCCATCGGCCATTGCCGCGACGGAAACCGCCAGCAATCTCATGGCTCTCACACTCGAAGGCGCTGCGCCTGGTGTGTACACAGGTACCGTGCGCGCCACGGCGACAGGTTTTGGTGAACAGACTGCCACGGTACGCGTGCGAGTGTCGGCCCCGAGTACGGGTACGGTGCGTTGGACGTTCTGCAATGCGAGTCGGGTACCGCGGTTCTTTGCCGTGCGAGACGGCAGTGGGGCGTGGCGACACATCGTGCCAGCCGGACCGGCCGCCGCCACCACCGGCAATCCAACCACGTTTTCCTTCTCGCTCGCGCAATCGACGGCGGGCATTGCGATGGTCAGCCTCGGCGAGAAAACCAGCGCCTCGCCGCTCATTCAAGGCTTTCGCTGGGACGTGTACTACCTCACCGCGCAAGAGGTGGCCGAGCAGGCTGCTGCCGAGTGTGTGCGGTGGCCCGATGTCACCACACGCACGGCCACGGCAACGGTGAGCGGCTATCAGTCGTTCGATGCGATGGTTGCATCGGCGAGTCGCTACGCGCTGGTCAACACCGGCACCACCGGGACCGCATCCACCACATTGACCGCGAACAATCTCAAAGCGGGCAGCTTCGATCTGTTCGTCACCCGTTCTTCGTTCACCGGCGGCGGCACGTCTCCCATCGTGCCACAAGGGGTGATCCTGCGCCGTGCGCTCGATCCGGCGAACGGCGCCGTGCTGTCGGCACTCAACTACGGCACGGAAGGATTTGCTCCGGCGGTTGGCACGGTGACATTTGGCAACACGAACGGTGAGTCGTTCTTCACCGCGCAGACGTTCATGACGAGTAACGCACTCAATGGACTGTTCAGCGCGGTAGCCTCTTACACACAAATTGCGCGGCCGTGGTATGGTGTGCCGGCGTCGCGTCTGCAGGCGGGTGATCTGCATCAGATTGTGGCCACGACCAGCACCAGTGCGGCCCGTCGTGCGGTGATTGCGTTTGCCGATCAGGTGTCCACTCGCACGCTCGATTTTGGTCCGGCTCTACCCACGCCATCTGTGGCGGCTGGTGCGACCGCCACGCCATGGCTCATTCGCGCCACCGGCACATTGCCCACAGAGTACCACGCACGCGCTTCGTTGTATCTGCGCGAAACTATCGCCGACCCACGCGCCGTGATGATCACTGCCTCACGCGGCTATCTTGGCGGATCGGGTACGTACGAGGTGAGTATCCCCGATCTGTCGGCTGCCACGGGCTTCACGTTCTTCTGGAATGTGCGCCGCGGCACGCCGGTGCGTTGGACCGTGACGGGCGGCGAGGGGGACGCTGGATCGGTCGACGAAACCTTCTGCATGCTGATCGGCATCTGTCCGGTGAAGCCGGTCAGTGGCATGGTGTACAAGTCGGCACAGGCGACGGGCTCGGTGGTCGTGCCCTAG
- a CDS encoding YfhO family protein — MSKPVVTIRHHLIAFAVCTAAALLLLWPVLGGQILFGGSRSDMFIAGYSFRLFGAESWLNTGSIPQWNPYIFGGLPYIGAMHGDIFYPTAWLRWTMPVDIAITLGMALHFVLAGWFTYRFVQALGLSVGAALFAGVAYELTGIVASQMSPGHDGKLFVSALTPLAFWVLLRAIRHDQRWAFGAFAIVVALIVLGHYHMAYFLLLALGLWALYLACWDTERSRTHPAWKPLVWSLGAVVVGLGIAALQVLPFVSYIPFSPRADGGPDTGWQFATSYAFPPSEVMTLLLPQFNGVLDQYWGNNPIKLHTEYMGALPLVLAALAIGDVPRRRMVVALGVGAAFFLLLSFGGHTPFYRPFYELLPLLKKIRAMGMVFYLPAFLICVMSAFGVERLLARQASARSILTSGGVVVGIAVLGSLGGLQAFAEALAIPERAEAVMANAAALREGSLRLLVVAVLAFSAIWAANTARTTKTTSMALLLGVLCLDLWSIDRMFYNFSPRASALFADDAITTRLRQVKEPYRVLDVADSYGWSLLMAYRIPSARGYHGFSLQRYNELGGAQEGWRNLYAPTTLDLLAINHLILPDTQSVSGFHRVIGPVQTTFGTSAVLYERDEYAPYARVVASVAKVPDTQSAALISDPRFPVRQVALLPDSAATPVPVSITPPFLSSTVTASVTSWSPGIIAIALNGAAVAATQLVVSENWFPDWHAEVDGQPAVVRRADHALLAVDLPPGAKEVQLRFESASYARGKQISAISLLVALGMIIVPAWRSRRRMAPTPATST, encoded by the coding sequence ATGTCCAAGCCTGTGGTCACCATTCGGCACCATCTCATCGCGTTCGCGGTGTGTACGGCGGCCGCGTTGCTGCTGCTCTGGCCCGTGTTGGGTGGCCAGATCCTGTTCGGCGGCAGCCGGTCAGACATGTTCATTGCGGGATACTCGTTTCGGTTGTTCGGCGCCGAGTCGTGGCTGAACACCGGGAGTATCCCACAATGGAACCCCTACATCTTTGGGGGGCTGCCGTACATCGGCGCCATGCACGGCGACATCTTCTATCCAACTGCATGGCTGCGTTGGACAATGCCGGTGGACATCGCCATCACATTGGGTATGGCGTTGCACTTCGTGCTCGCAGGGTGGTTCACCTATCGCTTTGTGCAGGCGCTCGGGCTCAGCGTGGGAGCCGCCCTCTTTGCCGGCGTGGCCTACGAGCTCACCGGTATTGTTGCTTCGCAGATGAGCCCAGGACACGATGGCAAGCTGTTTGTCTCGGCGCTCACACCACTGGCCTTCTGGGTGTTGTTGCGGGCCATACGCCATGATCAACGCTGGGCGTTTGGTGCCTTTGCCATTGTGGTCGCACTGATTGTGCTCGGCCACTATCACATGGCCTATTTTTTGTTGCTCGCGCTCGGATTGTGGGCGCTCTATCTGGCATGCTGGGATACGGAGCGGTCCCGGACGCATCCAGCATGGAAGCCGCTGGTGTGGTCGCTGGGAGCCGTGGTGGTGGGACTTGGCATCGCCGCGCTGCAGGTGCTGCCGTTTGTGTCCTACATCCCCTTCTCGCCCCGTGCCGATGGCGGTCCCGATACGGGTTGGCAATTCGCCACCAGCTACGCGTTCCCGCCATCGGAAGTCATGACGTTGCTGCTGCCGCAGTTCAACGGCGTGCTCGATCAGTATTGGGGAAACAACCCCATCAAGCTGCACACCGAGTACATGGGCGCCTTGCCGCTCGTACTGGCGGCATTGGCTATTGGCGATGTCCCCCGTCGCCGCATGGTTGTGGCGCTTGGTGTAGGTGCGGCGTTTTTTCTGCTGCTGTCGTTCGGCGGGCATACCCCGTTCTATCGTCCGTTCTATGAACTGCTGCCTTTGCTCAAGAAGATTCGGGCAATGGGTATGGTGTTCTATCTGCCGGCGTTCCTCATCTGTGTGATGTCGGCGTTTGGCGTCGAGCGGTTGCTTGCCCGGCAGGCGAGTGCACGCTCCATACTGACTTCGGGCGGTGTTGTGGTTGGTATCGCCGTCCTTGGGTCGCTTGGAGGACTGCAGGCGTTCGCCGAAGCGCTGGCGATCCCGGAACGAGCGGAGGCTGTCATGGCCAACGCGGCCGCCCTGCGCGAAGGATCCCTGCGGCTCCTGGTGGTGGCCGTGCTCGCCTTCAGCGCGATATGGGCCGCCAATACCGCGCGCACGACGAAGACCACATCGATGGCGCTGTTGCTTGGGGTGCTGTGTCTCGATTTGTGGAGCATCGATCGCATGTTCTACAACTTCTCGCCCAGGGCATCGGCGTTGTTTGCCGATGATGCCATTACCACCAGACTGCGGCAGGTGAAGGAGCCCTATCGGGTACTGGATGTGGCCGACAGTTATGGCTGGTCGTTGTTGATGGCCTATCGCATCCCGTCCGCACGTGGCTATCACGGGTTTTCGCTTCAGCGCTACAACGAATTGGGTGGAGCGCAGGAGGGCTGGCGCAATCTCTATGCGCCAACGACGCTGGATCTGCTGGCCATCAACCACTTGATCCTGCCGGATACGCAGTCTGTCAGTGGATTCCATCGTGTGATTGGCCCCGTACAGACGACATTCGGTACGTCGGCCGTGCTGTATGAGCGCGACGAGTATGCACCCTATGCGCGCGTTGTGGCGTCTGTCGCGAAGGTGCCGGATACACAGAGCGCTGCGCTCATCAGCGACCCACGGTTTCCCGTACGACAGGTGGCACTGTTGCCTGATTCGGCGGCCACGCCGGTGCCGGTTTCCATCACACCACCATTCTTGTCGTCCACGGTGACCGCTTCGGTGACGAGCTGGTCGCCGGGAATCATTGCGATTGCACTGAACGGTGCAGCAGTCGCCGCCACGCAACTGGTGGTCTCCGAAAACTGGTTCCCGGATTGGCATGCCGAAGTCGACGGACAGCCAGCGGTGGTCCGGCGCGCTGACCATGCGCTGCTGGCGGTGGACCTCCCGCCCGGCGCGAAGGAGGTACAACTGCGCTTCGAATCCGCGAGTTATGCCCGAGGGAAGCAGATCAGCGCTATCTCGCTGCTTGTCGCGTTGGGCATGATAATCGTGCCGGCGTGGCGCAGCAGGCGGCGCATGGCACCCACGCCGGCTACATCGACGTAG
- a CDS encoding amidase: MNHPADSILSRDPFNAFCRHTHVALGGATEGPLVGLTFGLKDNFDVAGHRTGFGSPDWFRTHPPAMQNTPVLDTLLAAGARMVGKTHTEEMTFSLTGENAHYGTPINPAAPDRVPGGSSSGSASAVAGGLVDFAIGSDTGGSVRAPASFCGIYGLRPTHGRISLAGACPLAPMFDTCGWFARDPELLRRVGQVLFASSGAHESGEPGALLYASDAFAHTMPGVDDALMPAVSAVSGVLGALRPVTVSPDGLPAWYEVFRVLQFGEIWKTHGGWVRQMRPTFGAQIAPRFEAASKVTVPEVEAMTAERVRIQQRLDALLADNAVMVLPTVPDCAPRRGLPLPETVTVRERSLALLCIAGLGGLPQLSMPLAKVEGGPIGLSLIAARGNDELLLDAACRIASATSM; the protein is encoded by the coding sequence ATGAACCATCCAGCGGATTCCATTCTCTCACGCGATCCGTTCAACGCGTTCTGCCGTCACACGCATGTGGCGTTGGGTGGTGCCACCGAAGGGCCCTTGGTCGGCCTGACGTTCGGACTCAAAGACAACTTCGATGTGGCCGGACATCGCACCGGTTTCGGCAGCCCCGATTGGTTCCGCACGCATCCGCCGGCGATGCAGAACACGCCGGTACTCGACACCCTGCTCGCGGCGGGCGCGCGCATGGTGGGCAAGACACACACCGAGGAGATGACGTTCAGTCTCACCGGCGAAAACGCACACTACGGCACGCCCATCAATCCGGCGGCGCCGGACCGCGTGCCGGGTGGATCGTCGAGCGGATCGGCGAGCGCGGTGGCCGGTGGCCTGGTGGACTTTGCGATCGGTAGCGACACCGGTGGTTCGGTGCGGGCACCGGCCAGCTTCTGCGGCATCTACGGCCTGCGTCCCACCCATGGCCGTATCTCCCTCGCCGGAGCGTGCCCGCTGGCGCCGATGTTCGATACCTGTGGGTGGTTTGCACGGGATCCCGAGCTGCTGCGTCGGGTCGGCCAGGTACTGTTTGCATCGTCTGGTGCGCACGAGTCCGGAGAACCGGGCGCCTTGCTCTACGCTTCCGACGCGTTTGCCCACACCATGCCGGGGGTCGATGATGCGCTCATGCCCGCGGTCAGCGCGGTGAGTGGTGTGCTTGGGGCTTTACGTCCGGTGACGGTGAGCCCCGATGGTCTGCCTGCATGGTACGAGGTGTTTCGTGTGCTGCAATTCGGCGAGATCTGGAAGACCCATGGTGGGTGGGTCCGTCAGATGCGCCCAACGTTTGGCGCGCAGATTGCCCCGCGTTTCGAAGCGGCGTCGAAGGTGACCGTGCCGGAGGTGGAAGCGATGACCGCCGAGCGCGTGCGTATCCAGCAGCGTCTCGATGCCCTGCTCGCCGACAACGCGGTGATGGTCTTGCCCACCGTGCCAGATTGCGCGCCACGGCGCGGCCTGCCGTTGCCGGAAACGGTGACCGTACGTGAACGCTCGCTGGCCCTGCTCTGCATCGCGGGGCTTGGTGGGTTGCCACAGCTCTCCATGCCGCTGGCCAAGGTCGAAGGCGGACCAATTGGCCTGTCCCTCATCGCCGCGCGCGGGAATGACGAACTGCTGCTGGATGCCGCGTGCCGTATTGCGTCGGCTACGTCGATGTAG
- a CDS encoding cation:proton antiporter — MSETRVSPLHYLLLVGIPAIVLALVLWFGPDQQSTLATITSNTPHGAVVSAGTSSAVPIAEAATTSAPKATASANVKVGLLVAQLLVVLIAARATGYLLERIGQPSVIGEMLAGILLGPSILGALLPDVSTTLFPAESLGFLSALSQLGVLMFLFLVGLHLDLNSLRRQAGAAVIASHASIAAPFTMGVVLAVWLYPKVAPSNVAFAPFALFVGAAMSVTAFPVLARILEDKGLTKTPLGGLAIACAAVDDVTAWCLLAAVVALVRANGVATTLLFTLGGSLAFVIVMLKVARPMLARLAEKPLVNGRIGASTMGVVIVTVLSSALVTEWLGIHALFGAFLAGVAMPRAHAFPEAVASQLSDLLVILLLPLFFAYTGLRTRFDLIAAGDGLLITVAVLVVAVAGKVGGTAFAARLSGQSWRDAGALGVLMNTRGLMELVVLHMGLDLGVISPELFAMMVVMALVTTVMTAPLLAVVRAPSLSLSDSLLTVSGDHPRPSQR, encoded by the coding sequence ATGTCCGAAACCCGTGTATCACCATTGCACTACCTGCTGCTGGTGGGCATTCCGGCCATCGTGCTGGCACTGGTGTTGTGGTTCGGTCCGGACCAGCAGTCCACACTTGCGACCATCACGAGCAACACGCCGCATGGCGCAGTGGTCTCCGCCGGTACATCCAGCGCGGTGCCGATAGCAGAGGCAGCCACCACGAGTGCACCCAAAGCAACAGCCTCCGCCAATGTGAAAGTCGGCCTGCTGGTGGCGCAGTTGCTAGTGGTGCTCATCGCAGCCCGTGCGACCGGCTATCTGCTCGAGCGCATTGGACAGCCCAGTGTGATTGGCGAAATGTTGGCGGGCATTCTGTTGGGTCCGTCCATTCTGGGTGCCTTGTTGCCGGACGTGAGCACCACGCTGTTCCCTGCCGAGAGTCTCGGGTTTCTCAGTGCGCTCAGCCAGTTGGGCGTGCTGATGTTCCTGTTCCTCGTGGGCCTGCATCTCGATCTGAACTCGTTGCGGCGCCAGGCCGGTGCCGCCGTGATTGCGAGCCACGCCAGCATTGCCGCACCGTTCACGATGGGCGTGGTACTGGCGGTGTGGCTGTATCCCAAGGTCGCGCCGTCCAACGTGGCCTTTGCGCCATTTGCGCTGTTCGTGGGCGCGGCCATGAGTGTGACGGCGTTCCCGGTGCTCGCGCGTATTCTCGAGGACAAAGGGCTCACCAAAACCCCGCTCGGTGGATTGGCGATCGCCTGCGCAGCGGTGGATGATGTGACCGCGTGGTGCCTGCTGGCCGCTGTGGTCGCGCTGGTACGCGCGAACGGTGTCGCGACCACGCTGCTGTTCACGCTGGGCGGATCGCTGGCGTTCGTGATCGTGATGTTGAAGGTGGCGCGCCCGATGCTGGCCCGCCTCGCCGAGAAGCCGCTGGTGAATGGTCGCATTGGCGCGTCCACGATGGGCGTCGTGATTGTGACGGTGCTGTCGTCGGCGTTGGTGACCGAGTGGCTGGGCATTCACGCACTGTTCGGTGCGTTCCTGGCCGGTGTAGCGATGCCCCGCGCCCATGCATTCCCCGAGGCCGTCGCGAGTCAGTTGAGTGATCTGCTCGTGATCCTGCTGTTGCCACTGTTCTTCGCCTACACCGGACTGCGCACCCGCTTCGACCTGATTGCCGCCGGCGATGGATTGCTCATCACCGTGGCGGTATTGGTGGTGGCTGTGGCTGGCAAAGTGGGTGGCACCGCATTCGCCGCCCGCTTGAGTGGACAGTCCTGGCGGGATGCCGGCGCACTGGGCGTGCTGATGAACACCCGCGGCCTCATGGAGCTCGTGGTATTGCACATGGGACTCGATCTCGGCGTGATCTCCCCCGAACTCTTCGCCATGATGGTGGTGATGGCGTTGGTGACCACGGTGATGACCGCACCGCTATTGGCCGTAGTGCGGGCGCCGTCGCTGTCGTTGTCGGATTCGTTGTTGACCGTCAGTGGTGATCATCCGCGCCCCTCGCAGCGCTAG